The Lusitaniella coriacea LEGE 07157 nucleotide sequence GGGGAGGCTGGGGGAGATGGGGAGATATTCTTGATTCTGAACTCATAACTCTGGATTCTACTGCTTACTGGATTCTAAACTCTAAGTGACGATGAGGAAAAAAGAGATGAGACGCGATCGGGGTCGGCACTCATGGATGATGAGCCTTATAGGGACAATTGTCTTTTGGGGATGTAGCGGTGAATTGCCCGCAGTGCGAGCGGCGGAAACGGTGGTGCTGCGTTCTGGGGAATCTCAAACCACTGTTGCTCTTGAGGATATCCAACAATTAGCAGAAACAGGGGAAGTTCCGTCAAATTTAGAGGATTTGGCGCGAATCTTGTCGCCTATACAGCGCAGTCAAATTTTGAATGCGTTACAGGCGAATTTAAATTCTGTTGATGGAACGGCGGTGAGTGGGTTTTTGAATACGGAGATGGGAGAACGCTTGGTGCGCGCGATCGCGGCGCTGACCCCCAAAAAAGACCTAATCCAGCATTTCTACCTGCGACGGGCGCTTATTAATGCGGCAAATGACCCCAAAGGACTCTCTCTTGTTAGCTTTATTGCAGCATATCCCCAGGAATCTTTGGAGTTGAATCTGGATAAAGCATTTCTGGTGGCGCAAAACTTCAATCGCGACTTTTGGCAAACCCAAGCCTTTATGAGCGCGATCGCGCCCAAACTTACTCCCAACACTCCAAATGTAGAGATTCCCTTCGATGCCACGCAACTGGGAAACCAACGAGTCCAACGGCGAAGTTTCACCTTAACCGATAGGGCGCGCGATCGCGCGATTCCCCTCGATCTTTATTTCTCCAACGCCTCAACCCAAAATAAACCCCTGATTATCTTCTCCCACGGGCTATTTTCTGTGAACGAGGAAATGATCTACCTCGCCGAACACTTAGCATCCTACGGCTATGTGGTAGCCGTTCCGGAACATCCCCGCAGCAACGGCACGCACCTCGAACAAGTCCTCAAATTTCGCCGCGAACTCCTCGATCCCCAAGAGTTTCTCAATCGCCCCCGCGACATCAGTTTCATCCTCGACGAATTCAACCGTCTCAACCGCACTTCCCGGCAGTTCAGGGGGAAGCTATCCACCGATAACGTCCTTGTTTTGGGCTACTCCTTGGGAGGGTCAACCGCTCTTTCTCTCGCCGGTGCAGAACTGCAACTCGAAGAGTTAAAAGAGTGGTGCGAGGGACGGGATATCCTTGCCTCAAACCTGGGATTGAGCGCCCAGTGTCGCGCAAGCGGACTGCCGGAAAATCGCTATCAACTCCGCGATCCTCGTATTAAGGGCGCGATCGCGCTAGCCCCAACCACCTCTCTCCTTTTCGGCGAAACGGGTTTAGCCCAAATTCAAGTTCCCACACTCATTGCAGCCGCCTCTGCGGACAAAACTGCTCCCGCCCTTCCCGAACAAATCGTCGGTTTTACAAAAATGTCTCAACCCAAATGGTTGGTGGGGATTATTGGCGGAACGCACTTAAGTTTCAAAGATCCCCTAACCACAACAGATCAGGCGGGTCAACCGGATACCCTCTACTCCGGCGGTGAAGTTGTGGCAGAACGGGCATTTGAAGTGCGAAACTATGTCAAAGCCATTACCCTGGCAATGGCTGCACAACTGACCTCCGATGCAGAAGAGTTTGCCGTCTTTCTCACGTCAGACTATGCCCAACTGACCTCAACACCGCGCTTTTCCTTCCGCCTCGTTCGGGAAATTCCCCCAGAGGTTGAAGCTCTCATTCCAGAGAACAGCAAATAGTTTCAAACTCACGCTTAATGTATATTACCCAAAAGCCCTGTAAGCCCTCTCCCCCAGCACCTTAAGGTCGGCTTGCGTCCTCAGCGCGAGGCACTCTGAGGTTCCCTATCGGGACGGCTGAAATGCCGGAACCTTTTCCGGCATCGCGTCCTCCAGATTGTGCAATCGCGCTGCAAGAGGAGGTGGCGACATTTGACGGGGCGTACAGGGTTTCGAGGAAACCTCGAAACACAGCCCCTCAGTTTTCCTCAAATGCTTGTGACCGCCGTAGAAACCTCAGAGGCGTTCCGACCTCTCCCAATTTTGGGAGAGGGGAGATAATACAGTAGAATGTGGGTTTGGTGACTCTAATTGACATTAAGCATAACTCCGAACCTGAAAGCTGAATGCTCAAATTTACGCTTAATGTGTATTAGAAGCTAAAACCCTTACTCTGCGGTAATTTCTCTTTACTGTTCCCTGTTCCCTATTCCCTATTTCCTTGTCCTATCAAAGGTTTTAGGTAATTCACATCAGGCGTAATTTAGTAGTTATCTTCGTATTCCGGTTCCTTAGTTTTTTCAGGAATATTGATTCGAGGCGGCGTATAGGGTTCGGGTTTCACATCATCATCCCAAACATCCTGTTTTACCTCATCGTATTCATACTTCTCGCGAGGAGGTTCCGGTTCGACATAAGCGCGTTGTTCGTAGCGAGGCGGCGAAGAACTTTCACCCCAATTATCTTCTTCGTAATCTGCTTCTTGATAATCGTACTCCCGTTCGTACTGCTGATAGCGCACTTTTTCCACGGGCGGTGGCGAAACGGCAATGGGTTCGGGTTCTTCCCACTCATCCTCATCCCAAGGGCGCTCGTACACCGGAGCGCGGGTTTCAACAGGCTTGGCAACGGGAGTGCGCACGGGAATCCCAGTCCCTAATTGGTTTCCAGGATTTGCCGCAGGATTGGCAAACAGTTCGTCTTCTTCCCGTTCCCACAGGGGTCGTCCGATCCCTAAACGTTCGAGAACGCCCACCGTAACTTGTGTCAGCCGTTCTTCGCACCCTTCAAACACGATAATTCGATTGGGACCGCTACTCACAATCTCTTCAACACCCAACTCGTAGGTACTAATCACTTGATCGGGAATTTGAGGCAGACCGATCGCGGCGATAATTAATGAGGAGACTTTGCCATCCGCGAGGTTAAATTGGAAATCCCGAACGCGACCGAGGAGTTCGCCATTTTCGGTAATCACTTCACATCCAATCAGCTTGCTGTAAGCGTCAACATCAACGTCTTCAATAATGTCTTCGTGGGGAACGAGAATGACATCGCCAGTCTTCTCAACACTCGCAAGATACATATACTTGGGCATCCCGGCGACAGAAATCAAGCTGTCTCGCAAACCCAATGCCACGACTTCGCGTCGGTCGATGTCTACTAACATATCCTTGACAACCCCCAACTGCTTGGCGCTGTTGTTGGCAATCACTTTGGTATTAATAAATTCAGAGCGGAGACGGTTAATATCTGTTGTCATTGTGTCCTGTTGTTGGAGCTTAGGGAATTCCGTTTGAATATAAAAAAATATTGCGCAATCGCGATCGCGAATCTTAGTTTACCGATAATACCCTACAAGGCTATAGTTTTATGCCTAGAACTTTATCTCGTATCACCCTCCACTGGGAGAAGATTGTAGGTTCGCTTAGATCGCCGTGCCAACTTTTCCCAACACTTTGGGTCAGTCGTGCTTGCTTTTCGACTATTGTAGCGAATCCCTTGACATTTGCTGCGGTTCTACCCTCTCGATTTGAGGGGTTTCTTTTTCCCTTTTCCAACAACCCGCTTCCCAAGAAAAGTGACACTACAAGAGCGCACTACTCAATTCCGGTAATTTCCCCAGAGAATTTCCCCAACTTTCTACGTGGGATATCTCCCCTTCCCTCAGACAAATTTTATTGGGAAGATAAAGATGAAAGTTAAACAGGTTATCCAATGAAATCTTTAGTCGAATCTTTTTATCAGTGGTATCGCCAAACCCTGCGTCATGCAAAATATCGCTGGCTGATTATCGCAGGAACATTAATTTATTTAATCAGCCCGATTGATATTGCTCCTGATTTTATTCCTATTATTGGCTGGATTGACGATGCGATTATTGCCACAATGCTAGCAACGGAGCTTTCGCAGTTGTTGGTTGAGGGAATTGGTCGTCGGAAAGGAATTAAGGTAGAAGATGCCGAAGGAGAGGATGTGGTTGAAGTGGTTGCGGAACCTACGATGAATTAGTGTTCCCTCAACGCGATAACGCTGATTTTCCGGCGAGCATAACTTTGAATTTCATAAAAGCCCCCAGTTTTCCAAAAAGCCGGGGGATTTTCATGATTTATAGCGCTTGTTCGACTTCCGCAATTTCAGGAATGATTTCGCGCAGACGGCGTTCGATTCCCATCTTCAGAGTCATCGCCGAGCTAGGACAAGACCCACAAGCGCCCTGAAGCCGCAGTTTGACGATAGGACCATCAATTTCGACGAGTTCTACATTACCGCCATCTGCCATTAAATAGGGGCGCATTTCATCAAGAACTTGTTCGACGTTATCCGGTGTAAGTGCTAGGGTTGCCATTGTTTACCTGTATTTATACTTTTTTGGATTGACACCCTATTTATCGTAAGCTAATTTACCTATAACTTGCAGCGCGCATTACTTTTGTTTCATCACGACTAAAGTAATATCGTCAAAAACCTTCTGCTCTCCAATATAGTTCCGCACATCTTCAACGATTCTGGTGCGAATTTCTGCTGCGGATTGATGGCGAGACGCTTGTATCACCTGGCATAGTCGTTCTAATCTATACTGCGCGCTTTCGGGATTCTCCGCTTCTGTTATCCCATCGGTGTACAATACCGCCACATCCCCCACATTTAATTGAATCCGTTCCTGAGCGATAAAATCGGCAATTCCCTCATCCAACCCAATCGGAAATCCTAAATCGATGGTATCGATGCGTTCAATCTCTCCCTCAGAACGTACAATAATCAACTCCTCATGTTGACCGCTCAAACTCAAGGTTCCCTCGCTATAATCGACCATTGCCAGGGTCATATTTTTATAAGAATCCATCCGTTGCAGGTTCTCATAGAGGGTTTGGTTGATGACCTCAAAAAACTTCACTGGGTCGGTTTCACCGCTCTTCTGGAGGGTTCTGACTGCCGTCTGAGCCATAATCATCAACACCCCACTCTCTAACCCGTGTCCGGTGACATCTCCAATCGCAATTTTTACGCCGTTATCCTGTTTTAAGACATCGTAGTAGTCTCCTCCCACCTCATCAGCCGGTTCCATAAATCCAGCAATTTCCAATCCTTCGATGGCTTCGAGTTCTTCAGTTTTGGGAAGTACCATTTGTTGAAGTTGTTTGGCGATGTCGAGTTCTGCACCCATGCGCAGGTTATCTTCTTTGAGGCGTTCGTTGAGGAGGGTGATTTCTTCGTTGGCTTCTGCGAGTTGGGCGGTGCGTTCTTTGACGCGCTCTTCTAATGTACGGTAGAGGAGGGCATTTTCGAGGGAAATGGCTGCTTGGGAGGAGAGGATTTTAACCACTTCCACGCGATCGCGCGTGAAGGCTCCAGGAGTAAGATTATTTTCCAGGTAGACAATACTCACCAACTTGCCTTGATTGACCAGCGGCGTACAGAGAACCGAGCGAGTTTGGTGTTCTTGAATATAAGGATCGTTAGTGAAGTTTCCCTCTTCAGTGGCATTATTTAGGACAACACTTTCTTTGGTACGAGTGACATAATTAATAATGGTAGTCGGAAGTTCTTGTTCTATCGGAGTCGATGGCAAAACTTTTGTTTTTTCACTCTCAATTATGTATTGAGCTTCGATAAACAGTCTATCTTTTTTTTCTAAAAGTAAAAAGGCTGTTTGTGCGCCAGCATTTTCCGCCAAGGTTTTTATTAATTTTTGCAGAAGTGTTTCGATCAGTATTTCACTACCAATAGCTTGAGACGCTTTGATAACACTGGCTAGATCGAGTTCTTCCTTGGAGCCTGTTATTGTCTGAATTTGAGTTTTTGTTGTTTGG carries:
- a CDS encoding YkvA family protein, translated to MKSLVESFYQWYRQTLRHAKYRWLIIAGTLIYLISPIDIAPDFIPIIGWIDDAIIATMLATELSQLLVEGIGRRKGIKVEDAEGEDVVEVVAEPTMN
- a CDS encoding NifU family protein, which encodes MATLALTPDNVEQVLDEMRPYLMADGGNVELVEIDGPIVKLRLQGACGSCPSSAMTLKMGIERRLREIIPEIAEVEQAL
- a CDS encoding alpha/beta hydrolase, with amino-acid sequence MMSLIGTIVFWGCSGELPAVRAAETVVLRSGESQTTVALEDIQQLAETGEVPSNLEDLARILSPIQRSQILNALQANLNSVDGTAVSGFLNTEMGERLVRAIAALTPKKDLIQHFYLRRALINAANDPKGLSLVSFIAAYPQESLELNLDKAFLVAQNFNRDFWQTQAFMSAIAPKLTPNTPNVEIPFDATQLGNQRVQRRSFTLTDRARDRAIPLDLYFSNASTQNKPLIIFSHGLFSVNEEMIYLAEHLASYGYVVAVPEHPRSNGTHLEQVLKFRRELLDPQEFLNRPRDISFILDEFNRLNRTSRQFRGKLSTDNVLVLGYSLGGSTALSLAGAELQLEELKEWCEGRDILASNLGLSAQCRASGLPENRYQLRDPRIKGAIALAPTTSLLFGETGLAQIQVPTLIAAASADKTAPALPEQIVGFTKMSQPKWLVGIIGGTHLSFKDPLTTTDQAGQPDTLYSGGEVVAERAFEVRNYVKAITLAMAAQLTSDAEEFAVFLTSDYAQLTSTPRFSFRLVREIPPEVEALIPENSK
- a CDS encoding PRC-barrel domain-containing protein, yielding MTTDINRLRSEFINTKVIANNSAKQLGVVKDMLVDIDRREVVALGLRDSLISVAGMPKYMYLASVEKTGDVILVPHEDIIEDVDVDAYSKLIGCEVITENGELLGRVRDFQFNLADGKVSSLIIAAIGLPQIPDQVISTYELGVEEIVSSGPNRIIVFEGCEERLTQVTVGVLERLGIGRPLWEREEDELFANPAANPGNQLGTGIPVRTPVAKPVETRAPVYERPWDEDEWEEPEPIAVSPPPVEKVRYQQYEREYDYQEADYEEDNWGESSSPPRYEQRAYVEPEPPREKYEYDEVKQDVWDDDVKPEPYTPPRINIPEKTKEPEYEDNY